CAATTAACCAGACTACTAACCAACCTGAGAGATTTGAGTTGTCACCATGATTCTAAAATGCCATCCAAAGAACTTTGCACTATTAAGCAAAGGATTAAGGTTTATATGCCTGTCTCAAGAAAGCTCCCAGTCTATCTAAGctaccaaaaccaaaccggtACGATTGGTTTTCGAAAATCGCCTGCAAGAACTAAAATCTCTATAGAGACTGCTCACACCTCAAAAGCAAACTGATTGCCTAGACAAGAACACGAAACAGCTAGAAACAACCCTAGATGGTAATCAAAATGAAAAGGAGAAAACCAAAATGTCATGTCAGTAATGGAAAGAGTAAAATAGAGAATCCAACATCTATTTAGCACATAAGATTCATCATCTTAAAAGATAGGGAGGAATTTGCATCCAAGAGTACAAATGTGCAAAGGGTTGTAAAGTAGAAGCAACAATGAAAAAAAAGGATGCAATTCAAATAACAATCTTAATCTTGAGAGCTGCTCGCTCATTCATTTCTTATCAGACTCAAGTTCCTTCCTCAGCTGAAGCGAGAAGTCGTCAttgacatcatcatcatcccagTCATCTTCCCACTGCTGGCCTACTTCCTTCACTTCCTCTTTCTCAACCCAATCTgctcaaacatatatataaaaggatGATTAGATAGGAACAAAGAACCATAGCCAAAGAAACCTGAAGATCCATTCTATATTACAACTAACCATATAGATCCACCACTACTCATCAGATCTACACATACAATCATAGTTTTGCTTTATAAGTAGAAGCTGAATCTGATTATCCAGAAGCCAAAATCGAAGAATTAAAAGCTAATTAAGAAAGAAATATCACCTTCGTTAATTTCAAACTCCTCGAACTCATCGTCGTCCTCGAACAGATCCATCTTTACTTCTTCAGTCGTCGCCTTCTGCTCTGCCGCCATAGTTACAGATCGTCAAGCCTGAGAACTATAAATCACGCGAAAATTCGATCAGTAAAATTGACCCCAAAGTAGGAGGAAGGAGCGTGTAACCCTAACCTCTCTAGAGCTATTTTAGATTAACGAAGCCGATTTTGTTTCTCTCCGATAACCAACGAGTCTAAAGCGACCGGCTTTCGTGGATCAGGCCCATTACGGGCAGTTAAGCAGTGGGCTTCACAAGCTAAGCCCATTAATTAGTGGTTCTTGCACGCGttgatttgtatttgtatttttatttttcagttgtTACAAGTTTTCTTTTCCTGTTTTACTTTTGTGATATTATTTGAACTTGGTTATGTTGAACTTATACCAAATGTTGTATTCTGATAAGTTTTGTATAAAAACTATAACTTGTTATCATCCAAATTACACAAAACTGATAGGATCACCACAAGTCTCCTCCCATGGGTTTGGTTGCTGTGGAAAATTCTCGATCAATCTTTGTTTCAAACATGTTGAGCTAATGATTATCATAAACCAATTAAAAGAAGTGCTACCGAAGGTCAGTTATAAAAATAAGATGCTTCGTtcaattacaaataaaaatgtcaTTCAAAGGTACAAAACAAATAAACGAATATGTGTTACGAAAGCCAGAGAAAGGAGGAGAATCCGTaatgtttgaaaaatataaaaagatgtgggacctgctgcactatttgcacagtaaatttctttctatatatacgaacgttttCGTTCATTTGTAATCACGCCTCAATCTCTTCTCTCTATAATAAGAAACTTTCTCTTCCTATATCAGTATTAAaatttctacgggtataaaattttgcccttatctAAATTCCTGTGATACAATAAAATAcaagttctttttataacacgttatcagcacgatcactctgcgattcggtaaaatttatttgtatcatttatactctgttataatggtcggtattccgtctatactattatttatatcatgttataatggccggaataccgcctatatcatttactagtaatttaatttatttattggtcggccgagccaccttatatcctgtttattatttattggtcggccgagccgccttatattctgtttattattaattggtcggctgagccgccgtataatttatttattattctgcattgatcggctgagccgtcgcatgatttgttgtcataacataaatatttcattgccataatttttaattttatgaaattttatagatttgattgactgtttaatacgatattttcagactgtcatgaacagtgattttcatctataaatacaactcattttcacttcatTTCCTCATccaaaaacatttcatcttctctcaaaaaatttcaaatcgctctcctccgattttttcaagaaagatgattcgcgcacttttgtttttatgtgccaattttatttgtgtttctatttatggtttattcgttggagaatttactccgagtgaatttaagatgaatatcggtttaattttatttacatcgcttctccttgtaattgcttgcatgattaatgtaaacggttccttttaatattaataatattctaataatttttatttatgtgctttagaaatacaaatgacaaaaatcgagaaacttcagtttccggcattggaagtaactgggacaaactacacggcatgggttacaaacatggagcttcatctagattccgaggaaatactcggaacaataaaagacggcaatatatcaacctctcatgaaaaggctaaagccgtgatatttctgagaaggcatctagatgaaaatcttacgcatgattatgcgagaaccaaagatcccttagatctttggaaagctctaaaggagaggtttgataaccaaagaaaaattactctcccccatgcacttgatgagtggaaaaatctacgatttcaagattttgaaaaagtggaaacgtacaattccgctatattgagaatagcggtgcaattagattattgcggtaagcctgtctcggaagcagaaatgctcgagaaaacttaccaaacgttccacaaaaatcattatgttctacaagaacaatatagaaattgtgggtaTACGAGGTTCTCTGAACTCGTTGTGGCGCTTATGATAgcggagagaaataatgaactcctcattaaaaaccacaatgcccgacccacgggaaccaaagcatttcctgaggtaaatgcagcggatataaaaaatccgaaaaaaggaaattattcctatcgtgggcgtggtcgtggccgtggtcacaatcgtggttttggtcgtggtcgtggttatcgatttaaccgcaaccatgaatggagtaacaacccaagaggaaggggatccaacacatggaatcgatatgatcgggtaaaagggaaagaaacccaagaaaaccctactcataaaaatgagaatgtctgttacagatgtggatcgaagggacactggtctcaagtatgtcgaactcctcggcatctatgtcaattgtaccaagaatctattaaaggcaaggcaaaggaagtaaatctcaatgaacaccttgtgggtacaacatcgacatacctcgaatcctctgactttatgggagatttcgacgaggccactcatcaaaatatttgaagtgcttgtactgatcaagcttaataatgcccactgatgccataaaatattatgtatttcactttcagaataatgttgtatttcagaataactaataaatggataagaaagcaaaaGGAACAACAATTAAGCAAATTGGTAGAGAAatttgcataccagatagtggcacaacgcacactatactgaaggataaaagatatttctctactttaaagtcagtaaaaatgactgtaaacacaatatcaggtcctacagacctgatcgaaggaattggcaaggcaaactttatgttgcctaatggaacaaagttttccatagataatgccttatattctccaaattctaagagaaatttgttgagtttcaaagatatataccgtcaagggtataacactcagtctgcaactgagaatggaaagaagtatctatatataacttctgaaaaatcaggcaaaggccttgtactggaaaaatttccagaacttccttctggattgcatcacacttatattgatgctatagaatcacatcttgtgatcaaaagaaatccagaagatgttacattatggcatgatcgtcttggtcacccaggcactacaatgatgcgaaaaatcattgaaagctcacatggtcattcaataaaaacccaagata
This Brassica napus cultivar Da-Ae chromosome C6, Da-Ae, whole genome shotgun sequence DNA region includes the following protein-coding sequences:
- the LOC106426210 gene encoding protein DELETION OF SUV3 SUPPRESSOR 1(I) — protein: MAAEQKATTEEVKMDLFEDDDEFEEFEINEDWVEKEEVKEVGQQWEDDWDDDDVNDDFSLQLRKELESDKK